A section of the Chloroflexota bacterium genome encodes:
- a CDS encoding sulfatase codes for MRAIMVMFDSLNRHFLPNYGCDWTHAPNFRRLGERTVTFDQAWVGSMPCMPARRELHTGRYNFLHRAWGPLEPFDDSAPEIMKESGTYCHFTTDHQHYFEDGGSTFHARYNTWSFHRGHEGDAWKGEVADPELPKGLTLDQRAGYTWRQDWVNRKYLKEQDQLPQAKTFADGIEFLRTNRDADNWFLQIETFDPHEPFYTLDEYKDLYPHEYDGPHFDWPSYGRVTEPDHMVQHMRYEYAATLSMCDHYLGQILDEMDRQQMWEDTMLIVTTDHGFLLGEHGWWAKMVQPFYNEVARIPFFVWDPRSGRRGVRNQNLVQNIDVPATLLEYFGIERPPDMQGIPLRETVADGSPTREGILFGMFGAHVNYTDGRYVYMRGPVDREIGYELNHYTLMATHMRNRMPVSELQDVRLAEPFSFTKGVRTAKISALSPEARYLSWPIDMSTHLFDLHNDPGQENEISNAQLEADLGRKVAALMKANDAPPEQFDRVGLS; via the coding sequence ATGCGCGCCATCATGGTCATGTTTGACTCGCTCAACCGGCATTTCCTGCCCAACTACGGCTGCGACTGGACGCACGCACCCAATTTCCGGCGGCTTGGCGAACGCACGGTCACATTCGACCAGGCCTGGGTCGGGAGCATGCCCTGCATGCCGGCTCGCCGCGAGCTCCACACCGGCCGTTACAACTTCCTGCACCGCGCCTGGGGTCCGCTCGAGCCGTTCGACGATTCGGCCCCGGAAATCATGAAGGAATCGGGCACCTACTGCCACTTCACAACCGACCACCAGCACTACTTCGAAGATGGCGGCTCAACCTTTCACGCCCGCTACAACACCTGGTCTTTTCACCGCGGTCACGAGGGTGACGCCTGGAAAGGCGAGGTCGCCGACCCCGAATTGCCCAAGGGCCTCACGCTTGACCAACGAGCCGGCTACACCTGGCGCCAGGACTGGGTCAACCGCAAATACCTGAAAGAGCAGGACCAGCTGCCCCAGGCCAAAACGTTTGCCGACGGCATCGAATTCTTGCGAACCAATCGTGATGCGGACAACTGGTTCTTGCAGATTGAAACCTTCGATCCGCACGAGCCCTTTTACACCCTCGATGAATACAAGGACCTGTACCCGCACGAGTACGACGGGCCGCATTTTGACTGGCCGAGTTACGGCCGCGTCACCGAGCCCGACCACATGGTTCAGCACATGCGCTACGAATACGCCGCCACTCTTTCGATGTGCGACCACTACTTGGGGCAAATACTCGACGAGATGGACCGGCAGCAGATGTGGGAGGACACGATGCTGATCGTGACCACCGACCACGGCTTCCTGCTTGGCGAACATGGCTGGTGGGCCAAGATGGTGCAGCCGTTCTACAACGAGGTTGCCCGCATTCCGTTCTTTGTCTGGGACCCGCGGTCGGGACGGCGCGGCGTACGCAACCAGAACCTGGTTCAGAACATCGACGTACCGGCCACCCTGCTGGAGTACTTCGGGATCGAACGCCCGCCCGATATGCAGGGAATCCCGTTGCGCGAAACGGTGGCCGACGGCTCGCCGACGCGGGAGGGGATCCTCTTTGGAATGTTCGGGGCGCACGTTAACTACACCGACGGGCGATACGTCTACATGCGCGGTCCGGTTGACCGCGAAATCGGCTACGAGCTCAACCACTACACCCTGATGGCCACCCACATGCGCAACCGCATGCCGGTATCCGAACTGCAGGATGTAAGACTGGCCGAGCCGTTCTCCTTCACCAAGGGAGTGCGGACCGCCAAGATCTCGGCCCTCTCGCCCGAAGCCAGATACCTTTCCTGGCCGATCGATATGAGCACCCATCTATTCGACCTGCACAACGACCCGGGCCAGGAAAACGAGATCAGCAACGCGCAACTGGAGGCCGACCTCGGCCGCAAAGTAGCCGCGCTGATGAAGGCCAACGACGCCCCGCCGGAGCAATTCGACCGCGTGGGATTGAGTTAG
- the trpS gene encoding tryptophan--tRNA ligase, which translates to MTDQPAEPRARVLSGIQPTGNIHIGNYLGAIRHWAANQDRAENYFVIVDLHALTVPQDPQLLRANIREVAGILIAAGIDPKRSVLFQQSHLSAHAEIAWVLNCYIPLGWLERMTQFKDKAGQNRERASTGLFTYPALMASDILLYDATHVPVGDDQRQHLELTRDAAERLNKQLGKGTVVVPQAAIPPKAARVMSLTNPAAKMSKSNRDHSGEVMVLDDPDQIRRKVRRAVTDSENSIRFDPQRPGVYNLLSIYQALDGRAEDEIEAEFDGLGYGQLKDRVADALIETLRPLRSRYLELTREPGRLDALLAAGAERAGPVADATRDRIYERIGLI; encoded by the coding sequence TTGACTGACCAGCCCGCCGAACCCCGCGCCCGCGTCCTGTCCGGGATACAGCCGACCGGAAACATCCACATCGGCAACTACCTGGGCGCGATCCGCCACTGGGCGGCCAACCAGGACCGGGCCGAAAACTACTTCGTAATCGTCGATCTGCACGCGCTCACCGTCCCGCAGGACCCCCAGCTGCTGCGCGCCAACATCCGTGAAGTTGCCGGGATCCTGATCGCGGCTGGAATCGACCCCAAGCGTTCGGTCCTCTTCCAGCAGTCGCACCTGTCCGCCCATGCCGAGATTGCCTGGGTCCTGAACTGCTACATCCCGCTGGGCTGGCTCGAGCGCATGACCCAGTTCAAGGACAAAGCCGGCCAGAACCGCGAACGCGCCTCGACCGGGCTGTTTACCTATCCGGCCCTGATGGCCTCCGACATCCTGCTCTACGACGCCACCCACGTCCCGGTCGGTGACGACCAGCGTCAGCACCTTGAGTTGACGCGCGATGCGGCCGAGCGATTGAACAAGCAACTCGGCAAAGGCACCGTGGTGGTCCCGCAGGCGGCGATCCCGCCGAAGGCCGCCCGAGTCATGTCGCTCACAAACCCGGCCGCCAAGATGAGCAAGTCCAACCGGGACCACTCCGGCGAGGTCATGGTCCTGGACGACCCCGACCAGATCCGGCGCAAGGTCCGCCGGGCGGTCACCGATTCGGAGAATTCGATCCGATTCGACCCGCAGCGTCCGGGGGTCTACAACCTGCTTTCGATTTATCAGGCGCTGGACGGGCGGGCCGAGGACGAGATCGAAGCAGAATTCGACGGGCTCGGATACGGCCAGCTCAAAGACCGCGTCGCCGACGCTCTGATCGAGACCCTGCGGCCGTTGCGCAGCAGGTACCTCGAGTTGACCCGCGAACCTGGCCGGCTCGATGCGCTCCTGGCCGCCGGCGCCGAACGGGCCGGACCGGTCGCTGATGCGACCCGGGATCGAATTTACGAGCGGATCGGATTGATCTGA
- a CDS encoding SMP-30/gluconolactonase/LRE family protein, translating into MTQVELIVDARAGTGEGPVWDERTRKLVWVDIPGCAVHHYDPDTGADLAIDLGDRMPGCILIRDSGGYAVGTQHGFFGMSDSNILTEICAIEADDPVTRMNDGKCDRAGRIWAGTMAHAENAPGAGKFYRIDPDHSVTTILDSVTISNGTDWSLDNSLMYYIDTPTQNIDVFDFDFESGVATNRRPLVQVEEGMWPDGMTVDVEGNLWLALYGGSAVRCYSPAGSLMEVIEMPASQITSVAFGGDDYMDLYITSSAKNLSPAELDAETGPGGLFVCRPGVKGRPAATFAG; encoded by the coding sequence ATGACCCAGGTAGAACTGATAGTCGACGCACGCGCCGGCACCGGGGAGGGTCCGGTCTGGGACGAACGCACCCGCAAGCTGGTCTGGGTTGACATCCCCGGCTGCGCCGTGCACCACTACGACCCCGACACCGGCGCCGACCTGGCGATCGACCTTGGCGACCGGATGCCGGGTTGCATTCTGATCCGCGACTCGGGCGGGTACGCGGTCGGGACCCAGCACGGGTTCTTCGGAATGTCCGACTCGAACATCCTGACCGAGATCTGCGCGATCGAGGCCGACGATCCGGTAACGCGCATGAACGATGGGAAGTGCGACCGGGCCGGTCGGATCTGGGCCGGCACGATGGCCCACGCCGAGAACGCCCCCGGGGCGGGCAAGTTCTACCGAATCGACCCCGACCACTCGGTCACCACCATCCTGGACAGCGTGACCATTTCCAACGGCACCGACTGGAGTCTTGACAACTCGCTGATGTACTACATCGACACGCCGACCCAGAACATCGACGTGTTCGACTTCGATTTCGAGAGCGGGGTCGCCACCAACCGGCGGCCGCTGGTCCAGGTCGAAGAGGGAATGTGGCCGGACGGGATGACGGTGGACGTCGAGGGCAACCTCTGGCTGGCCCTCTACGGGGGCAGCGCGGTCCGCTGCTACTCGCCCGCGGGCAGCCTTATGGAGGTGATCGAGATGCCAGCCAGCCAGATCACGTCGGTCGCGTTCGGCGGCGACGATTACATGGATCTCTACATCACCAGTTCAGCCAAGAACCTCTCGCCGGCCGAACTCGATGCCGAGACCGGCCCCGGCGGACTATTCGTCTGTCGACCCGGCGTCAAAGGCCGACCGGCGGCAACTTTCGCCGGTTAG
- a CDS encoding sulfatase-like hydrolase/transferase, with the protein MSTEPMNLLILMSDEHTRRMTGCYGHDIVQTPNLDALAARGVRFDRAYVNCPICVPSRANFMTGQYVHSSGHWDNAHAWKGEPEGWSHRLTDQGHVATTIGKLHFHDVSDPNGLTESRVAMNIFKGRGDYFSSMRWRRLKGKVSHSADSTMEAGPGESHYTRFDRAATAEACSWLANESQGHDKPWCLMVSLLCPHPPLIAPQEFYDMYPLDGVDMPIAWSPEQWPDHPYWNEARPWRLPFDGDEYYTEAQVRRAIAAYYGITTFMDYNFGLVLAALEESGQAENTRIIYTSDHGEMLGGFGLWGKMCMYEDSVGTPLIIAGPDIPQGETQQTIVSWADVFPTVLEGVGASPEAGDDALPGDSLWPLTKGETDLERVAFSEYHAARSPTGNFMICDQRYKYVYYAAGYPPQLFDLQEDPQELNDLHASPAHAAIRDRLHAQLLQICDPEAVNKQAFADQRALIDGYGGEEHVAAEGPLIGATPTPVEFYEDGIQR; encoded by the coding sequence ATGTCCACCGAGCCCATGAACCTGCTGATCCTGATGTCGGACGAGCACACCCGGCGCATGACCGGATGCTACGGGCACGACATCGTTCAGACTCCCAACCTGGACGCGCTGGCGGCGCGGGGAGTGCGATTTGACCGCGCTTATGTCAACTGCCCGATCTGCGTCCCGTCGCGGGCCAATTTCATGACCGGCCAGTACGTTCATAGCAGCGGGCACTGGGACAACGCCCATGCCTGGAAAGGCGAACCCGAGGGCTGGAGCCACCGCCTCACCGACCAGGGGCACGTTGCCACCACCATCGGTAAGCTGCACTTCCACGACGTATCCGACCCCAACGGCCTGACCGAATCGCGGGTGGCGATGAACATCTTCAAGGGGCGCGGCGATTACTTTTCCAGCATGCGTTGGCGCCGACTCAAGGGCAAGGTCTCGCACTCCGCGGATTCGACGATGGAAGCCGGGCCGGGCGAGAGCCACTACACCCGATTCGATCGGGCCGCCACCGCCGAAGCGTGCTCCTGGCTGGCTAACGAATCGCAGGGGCACGACAAGCCCTGGTGCCTGATGGTCTCGCTGCTTTGCCCGCACCCGCCGCTGATCGCGCCGCAGGAGTTTTACGACATGTACCCCTTGGACGGGGTGGACATGCCGATCGCCTGGTCGCCGGAGCAGTGGCCCGACCACCCCTACTGGAACGAAGCCCGGCCCTGGCGGCTCCCCTTCGACGGCGACGAGTACTACACCGAGGCCCAGGTCCGCCGGGCGATCGCCGCCTACTACGGGATCACCACCTTCATGGACTACAACTTCGGCCTGGTCCTGGCCGCGCTGGAGGAATCCGGTCAGGCGGAGAACACCCGCATCATCTACACCTCCGATCACGGCGAGATGCTGGGCGGGTTCGGACTCTGGGGCAAGATGTGCATGTACGAGGACTCGGTCGGAACCCCGCTGATAATCGCCGGCCCCGACATACCCCAGGGCGAGACCCAACAGACCATCGTGAGCTGGGCCGATGTCTTCCCAACCGTCCTGGAAGGCGTCGGCGCCTCGCCGGAGGCCGGAGATGACGCGCTCCCCGGTGATTCGCTATGGCCGCTGACCAAGGGCGAAACCGACCTGGAACGGGTCGCGTTTTCCGAGTATCACGCCGCCCGCAGCCCTACCGGGAACTTCATGATCTGCGACCAGCGCTACAAGTACGTGTACTACGCCGCCGGGTATCCGCCGCAGCTGTTCGACCTCCAGGAGGACCCGCAGGAGCTGAACGACCTGCACGCCAGCCCGGCGCACGCCGCGATCCGCGATCGGCTCCACGCCCAACTGCTCCAAATCTGCGACCCCGAAGCGGTCAACAAGCAGGCGTTCGCAGACCAACGTGCGCTTATCGACGGCTACGGCGGCGAGGAGCACGTGGCCGCCGAAGGTCCGCTGATCGGGGCGACCCCTACCCCGGTCGAGTTCTACGAGGACGGGATCCAGCGCTAG
- a CDS encoding GYD domain-containing protein — protein sequence MQRYVVLAKFTDAIDQKTIAEGTPQITAVCESHGGSVVDAYLTMGALDIVLVLDFPGNGECAAAMLEYAQKGLLTTQTMPAFSAADWADLAG from the coding sequence ATGCAACGATACGTTGTCCTTGCAAAATTCACCGACGCCATCGACCAGAAGACTATCGCCGAGGGCACCCCGCAGATCACGGCTGTGTGCGAGAGCCACGGTGGCAGCGTCGTCGACGCATACCTGACCATGGGCGCCCTGGACATCGTTCTGGTGCTCGACTTCCCGGGCAACGGCGAGTGCGCCGCGGCGATGCTCGAGTACGCCCAGAAGGGGTTGCTGACGACGCAGACCATGCCGGCGTTTTCCGCCGCCGATTGGGCCGACCTGGCCGGCTGA
- a CDS encoding mandelate racemase/muconate lactonizing protein, which translates to MAARNALSLAKLHFIQDDVQSFGHAKSFNHLFSVCAGCGRSPKHAQLAPIMGAATLSDPPRVRIPEAISLMQITDIWFEKLYGRLAPEYPMFEERLIRPIDVYPEHRAESAAAMSQDRFEANDDGTVDVTTVICHVETDVGISGLAGPCSVNEAFFVRKQLLDLLRGEDPLATERAWDKMYRYLIHGRKGEAMFAVAAVDSALWDIRGKAAGLPLYRLLGGPVRKSFPAYASALGFSIELEDAARVAKGFVDQGFTATKWFVRNGPMEGEPGARKNVELAGALRSAVGDDVEIMIDAWSSWDVRYAIDMGNRLAEHRVRWIEEVVKADDIPGQAEVRRRSATPVSGGEHEYTRWGAREYLEAKAVDLYQADTIWAGGVSEMMKIFALCSAYGVPLIPHGGSVPINAHLTAAVSPTDAPYIEYLVQWNEFTQFFWKNPTKPVNGYISPTDDPGLGLEIDEEKVISRQRLDY; encoded by the coding sequence ATGGCGGCGCGCAATGCGCTGAGTCTCGCGAAACTCCACTTCATCCAAGATGACGTGCAATCTTTTGGTCATGCAAAGAGTTTCAACCACCTTTTTTCGGTATGCGCGGGTTGCGGCAGAAGTCCGAAGCATGCCCAGCTGGCACCGATAATGGGCGCGGCAACGTTGAGCGATCCGCCCCGCGTTCGGATTCCCGAGGCAATTTCACTGATGCAAATAACCGACATCTGGTTCGAAAAACTCTACGGCCGGCTGGCGCCCGAGTACCCAATGTTTGAAGAGCGGCTGATTCGCCCGATTGACGTTTACCCCGAGCACCGTGCCGAAAGCGCGGCGGCGATGTCGCAGGACCGATTCGAGGCAAATGACGACGGCACGGTCGACGTGACGACGGTCATCTGCCACGTCGAAACCGACGTCGGCATCAGCGGACTGGCCGGTCCCTGCTCGGTCAACGAGGCTTTCTTCGTGCGCAAGCAGCTATTGGACCTGCTCCGCGGAGAGGATCCGCTGGCGACCGAGCGCGCTTGGGACAAGATGTACCGGTACCTGATTCACGGTCGCAAAGGCGAGGCGATGTTCGCCGTCGCCGCGGTCGATTCGGCCCTCTGGGACATCCGCGGAAAAGCAGCCGGTCTGCCGCTCTATCGGCTGCTGGGCGGGCCCGTCCGAAAATCCTTCCCGGCCTATGCTTCGGCGCTGGGGTTTTCGATCGAACTCGAGGATGCCGCGCGGGTCGCCAAGGGATTCGTCGACCAGGGATTCACCGCCACCAAATGGTTCGTCCGCAACGGACCGATGGAAGGCGAACCGGGCGCGCGCAAGAACGTGGAGCTGGCCGGCGCGCTGCGGTCGGCGGTCGGCGACGACGTCGAGATCATGATCGACGCCTGGAGTTCCTGGGACGTGCGCTACGCGATCGACATGGGCAACCGCCTGGCCGAGCACCGCGTGCGCTGGATCGAGGAGGTGGTCAAGGCCGACGACATTCCGGGCCAGGCCGAGGTGCGCCGCCGCTCGGCGACCCCAGTCTCGGGCGGCGAGCACGAATACACCCGCTGGGGCGCGCGCGAATACCTGGAGGCCAAGGCGGTCGACCTCTACCAGGCCGATACGATCTGGGCCGGCGGGGTCTCGGAGATGATGAAGATATTCGCACTCTGTTCGGCCTACGGCGTACCGCTGATTCCGCACGGCGGCTCGGTTCCCATCAACGCTCATCTGACGGCCGCGGTGTCGCCCACCGACGCCCCGTACATCGAATACCTGGTGCAGTGGAACGAGTTCACCCAGTTCTTCTGGAAAAACCCGACCAAGCCGGTCAACGGTTACATTTCGCCCACCGACGATCCCGGGCTGGGACTCGAGATCGACGAGGAAAAGGTGATCAGCCGCCAGCGCCTGGACTACTAG
- a CDS encoding sulfatase-like hydrolase/transferase produces the protein MNLLIIMSDEHTRRMTGCYGHPQVKTPNLDRLAADGVRFDNAYCNFPICVPSRANFLTGRYCHETGHWDNAHPYVGHEAPSWGHRLAANGNQVTSIGKLHYRADEDDNGIAEKRVSMNVRDGIGDVRGSIRWNMPPSQAPAFDVLQAHAGDSEYIRFDTAVADETVRWLGDDATSYDRPWVLFASVVTPHFPFICPQRHWDLYDVDEVEMPLSHESYPDHPYWNRVRPLRMSPPDGSDRLPDEAVRRGITAYWGLISFMDEQVGRILDAVDANGWRENTRIIYTSDHGEMAGSFGLWGKSSHYEDAVGVPFIMSGPDLPAGETRSANVSFIDFFPTVLDAVGAPAAAEDSDLPGTSLWPVARGESDPQRTVFAEYHASGAICGSYMVRDQRYKYVHYADPQFPAQLFDLDNDPRELCDLGSDPSHAGVRARLHLELLDICDPAEVNSRAFADQRALVERNGGEEHIVANYVKIPYTPAPAAFGPEKEPFQ, from the coding sequence ATGAACCTGTTGATCATCATGTCGGACGAACACACGCGCCGCATGACCGGCTGCTACGGGCACCCGCAGGTCAAGACCCCCAACCTGGACCGGCTGGCCGCCGACGGGGTGCGCTTCGATAACGCCTACTGCAATTTCCCGATCTGCGTGCCCTCGCGCGCCAACTTTCTCACCGGGCGCTATTGCCATGAGACAGGGCACTGGGACAACGCCCATCCCTACGTGGGCCACGAAGCTCCCAGCTGGGGGCACCGCCTGGCCGCCAACGGAAACCAGGTCACATCGATCGGAAAACTCCACTACCGCGCAGATGAGGACGACAACGGCATCGCCGAAAAACGGGTCTCGATGAACGTCCGGGACGGCATCGGCGATGTGCGTGGTTCGATCCGCTGGAACATGCCCCCCAGCCAAGCCCCCGCGTTCGACGTGCTGCAGGCCCACGCTGGCGATTCCGAATACATCCGCTTCGATACCGCGGTCGCCGACGAGACCGTGCGCTGGCTGGGCGACGATGCCACGTCGTACGATCGGCCCTGGGTGCTGTTCGCCTCGGTCGTCACCCCGCATTTCCCGTTCATTTGCCCGCAGCGGCACTGGGACCTCTACGACGTCGACGAAGTCGAAATGCCGCTCTCCCACGAGAGCTATCCCGACCATCCCTACTGGAACAGGGTCCGCCCGCTGCGGATGAGTCCGCCCGACGGTTCGGACCGGCTGCCCGACGAGGCGGTCCGCCGCGGGATTACCGCCTATTGGGGCTTGATCTCATTCATGGACGAACAGGTCGGCCGCATATTGGACGCGGTCGATGCCAACGGCTGGCGCGAGAACACCCGCATCATCTACACGTCGGACCACGGCGAGATGGCGGGCAGTTTCGGGCTGTGGGGCAAGAGCTCGCACTACGAGGATGCCGTCGGAGTCCCGTTCATCATGTCGGGCCCCGACCTGCCGGCCGGCGAAACGCGCAGCGCCAACGTCTCGTTCATCGACTTTTTCCCGACAGTGCTGGATGCGGTGGGAGCCCCGGCCGCGGCCGAAGATTCCGACCTGCCGGGCACCTCGCTGTGGCCGGTAGCGCGCGGCGAGAGCGATCCGCAGCGGACCGTCTTCGCCGAGTACCACGCCAGCGGGGCCATCTGCGGCTCCTACATGGTCCGCGACCAGCGCTACAAATACGTGCACTATGCCGACCCGCAGTTTCCGGCACAGCTCTTCGACCTGGACAACGACCCGCGCGAACTCTGCGACTTGGGTTCCGATCCGAGCCACGCCGGCGTCCGTGCGCGCCTGCATCTCGAACTACTGGACATCTGCGATCCGGCGGAGGTGAACTCGCGCGCGTTTGCCGACCAGCGTGCGCTCGTTGAGCGAAACGGGGGCGAGGAGCACATCGTCGCCAACTACGTCAAGATTCCCTACACCCCGGCGCCCGCAGCGTTCGGTCCGGAAAAAGAACCCTTCCAATAG
- a CDS encoding antitoxin: MTKRLHVILDEVEFRETQRIARRHRVTVSEWVRRALRQARRDSLASVDAKLAAIAAATRHQYPTSDIDQMLDEIDAGRDSN, from the coding sequence ATGACCAAAAGATTGCACGTCATCTTGGATGAAGTGGAGTTTCGCGAGACTCAGCGCATTGCGCGCCGCCATCGCGTGACCGTGTCCGAATGGGTCCGCCGTGCCCTGCGGCAAGCGCGCCGCGATTCACTCGCATCCGTCGACGCCAAGCTCGCGGCAATCGCCGCTGCGACGCGGCATCAGTACCCGACATCCGACATTGACCAAATGCTGGACGAAATCGACGCGGGACGCGATTCGAACTGA
- a CDS encoding metallopeptidase family protein yields the protein MERDKFRRLVDEALDSLPDRLRARIANLEIVVESRPTAEDLEQAGLERDDVLLGLYHGIPLPDRSDGYSFALPDKISIYQDPIESICADDDEVREEVRITVLHEIGHYFGIGEERLGELGVG from the coding sequence ATGGAACGCGACAAATTCCGCAGACTGGTGGACGAAGCCCTCGATTCGCTGCCTGACAGGCTCCGCGCCCGCATCGCAAACCTCGAGATCGTGGTTGAAAGCCGCCCGACCGCGGAAGACCTGGAACAGGCCGGGCTCGAGCGGGACGACGTCCTGCTCGGCCTGTACCACGGGATCCCGCTGCCCGACCGCAGCGACGGCTACAGCTTCGCGCTGCCGGACAAGATCAGCATCTACCAGGATCCGATCGAGTCCATTTGCGCCGACGACGACGAGGTGCGCGAGGAAGTACGGATCACGGTTCTGCACGAGATCGGCCACTATTTCGGGATAGGCGAAGAACGGCTAGGCGAACTGGGAGTGGGCTGA
- a CDS encoding cyclopropane fatty acyl phospholipid synthase yields MQAETARMLAVGGIEINGPNPWDIQVNDPRLYRRIFRHGSLALGESYMDGWWDCEQLDEFIARILRHRIDQSVPKNLKTIAYRLSGVLLNRQSKARAWIVGREHYDLGNDVFEATFDTRITGSCGYWARADNLDDSQTAKLDLICRKIGLQSGQHVLDIGCGWGAFMQFAAAEYGARCTGVTVSENQVELGRQRCEGLPVEFRLQDYRDLRGSFDHVVSMGMFEHVGVKNYPIYFDVARRCLKDEGFFLLHSIGANRTSPVVDPWIDKYIFPNGALPSIKNLGEALESRFVVEDWHNFGPDYDKTLNAWMAKFDSNWDALKDKYGERFYRMWRYYLLSCAGGFRARNIHLWQLVLSKRGALGGYVPVR; encoded by the coding sequence ATGCAGGCCGAGACCGCCCGCATGCTGGCGGTGGGCGGAATCGAGATCAACGGACCCAACCCCTGGGACATCCAGGTAAACGATCCGCGGCTGTACCGGCGCATCTTCCGGCACGGTTCGCTGGCGCTGGGCGAATCGTACATGGACGGCTGGTGGGACTGCGAGCAACTCGATGAGTTCATCGCCCGCATCCTGCGGCACCGGATCGACCAGTCGGTCCCCAAGAACCTGAAGACGATCGCCTACCGGCTCTCCGGGGTGCTGCTGAACCGCCAGTCCAAGGCCCGCGCCTGGATCGTGGGCCGCGAGCACTACGACCTGGGCAACGATGTCTTCGAGGCCACCTTCGACACCCGCATAACCGGCAGCTGCGGGTACTGGGCCCGGGCCGACAATCTCGACGACTCGCAGACGGCCAAGCTGGACCTGATCTGCCGCAAGATCGGGCTCCAGAGCGGCCAGCACGTGCTCGACATCGGCTGCGGCTGGGGGGCGTTCATGCAGTTCGCCGCCGCAGAGTACGGCGCCCGGTGCACCGGCGTGACGGTGTCCGAGAACCAGGTCGAGCTGGGCCGCCAGCGCTGCGAGGGGCTGCCGGTAGAGTTTCGGCTGCAGGACTATCGCGATCTCCGTGGAAGCTTCGACCACGTGGTTTCGATGGGGATGTTCGAACACGTCGGGGTGAAGAACTACCCGATCTACTTCGACGTAGCCCGCCGCTGCCTAAAAGACGAAGGTTTCTTCCTGCTCCACAGCATCGGCGCCAATCGGACCTCGCCGGTCGTGGACCCCTGGATAGACAAGTACATCTTTCCCAACGGAGCGCTGCCTTCGATCAAGAACCTGGGCGAGGCCCTGGAGAGCCGATTCGTTGTCGAGGACTGGCACAACTTCGGGCCCGATTACGACAAGACATTGAACGCCTGGATGGCCAAGTTCGATTCCAATTGGGACGCCCTGAAGGACAAGTACGGGGAACGCTTCTACCGGATGTGGCGGTACTACCTGCTCTCCTGCGCCGGCGGATTCCGGGCCCGCAACATTCACCTCTGGCAGCTGGTTCTTTCCAAGCGGGGCGCGCTCGGGGGCTACGTCCCGGTACGCTGA